A genomic region of Candidatus Anaeroferrophillus wilburensis contains the following coding sequences:
- the rpoN gene encoding RNA polymerase factor sigma-54, whose protein sequence is MNVTLSQNLRLTQSQQLVLTPQLQQAIKLLQLNQLELAAMVTQEMETNPVLEEVQESPSEQEEADESSESAAEKRTLAEDSKDRQENREAVLDMDWNQYCDNRGVSGSSRSNYDQNDAPAWDYNLSSPQTLSDHLFWQLQMTPLLNKSQSRIGEAIIYNINDDGYLDTSVEDLAAECAASPADIEEVLAKIRLFDPVGVASRSLEECILTQMIYLGLDDDLNREIVSHHLKLLQNKNYKKIARLLKVEEEQVIESIKTILTIDPKPGRQYSGTIAQSIIPDLYIFKSENNWVIVLNEDRIPRLAVNRYYRDLADQQKDFNPLTRNYLVEKIRSAQWLIKSIEQRQKTIYKVMKSILHFQQDFFDRGPHHLHPLILRDIADDISMHESTVSRVTQNKYVQTPHGIFELKYFFNSSIHRSDGDDDIASESVKHKILDIIAQESPDKPASDKAIARILQEEHNINIARRTIAKYRDMLGILSSSRRKKIF, encoded by the coding sequence ATGAATGTTACTCTTAGTCAAAACTTGCGCCTGACCCAGTCGCAACAGCTGGTTCTGACGCCCCAGCTGCAGCAGGCAATCAAGCTTCTGCAGCTGAACCAGCTTGAACTGGCTGCCATGGTCACCCAGGAAATGGAGACCAATCCGGTATTGGAGGAGGTACAGGAATCCCCTAGCGAACAGGAAGAGGCAGACGAGAGCTCCGAATCTGCGGCCGAAAAGCGGACGCTGGCCGAGGACAGCAAAGACCGGCAGGAAAACCGCGAAGCGGTGCTGGATATGGATTGGAACCAGTACTGCGACAATCGCGGAGTTTCAGGCAGCAGCCGGTCAAACTATGACCAGAATGATGCTCCAGCTTGGGATTATAACCTTTCCAGTCCCCAAACCCTCAGCGACCATCTGTTCTGGCAGCTGCAGATGACCCCCTTGCTGAACAAAAGTCAGAGCCGGATCGGCGAAGCAATCATCTATAACATCAATGATGACGGTTACCTCGACACCAGCGTTGAGGATCTGGCAGCCGAATGCGCCGCAAGCCCCGCTGACATAGAAGAGGTGCTGGCCAAAATCCGGCTCTTTGATCCGGTGGGCGTCGCGTCCCGGAGCCTTGAGGAATGCATCCTGACCCAGATGATCTATCTCGGCCTCGATGATGATCTGAACCGGGAAATTGTCAGCCATCATCTCAAACTGCTGCAAAACAAAAACTATAAGAAGATCGCCCGGCTGCTGAAGGTTGAGGAAGAGCAGGTCATCGAGTCGATCAAAACCATTCTCACCATCGATCCCAAACCTGGCCGGCAGTACAGCGGCACCATTGCGCAATCAATCATTCCCGATCTCTACATCTTTAAAAGTGAAAACAACTGGGTGATTGTCCTCAATGAAGACCGCATTCCACGCCTTGCAGTGAACCGCTATTACCGAGACCTTGCCGATCAGCAGAAAGACTTCAACCCGCTCACCCGCAATTACCTGGTGGAAAAGATCCGTTCGGCCCAATGGCTGATCAAAAGCATTGAACAGCGCCAGAAAACAATCTATAAGGTAATGAAAAGCATTCTTCATTTCCAACAGGATTTTTTTGATCGCGGCCCCCATCATCTGCATCCCCTGATTCTCAGGGATATCGCTGATGACATCAGCATGCATGAATCAACCGTCAGCCGGGTAACCCAGAACAAGTATGTCCAGACGCCCCACGGCATTTTCGAGTTAAAGTATTTTTTCAATAGCAGCATCCATCGCAGCGACGGTGACGATGACATTGCCTCCGAGAGTGTCAAACATAAGATCCTAGATATTATCGCCCAGGAGTCACCGGACAAACCGGCGAGCGATAAGGCGATTGCCCGGATTCTCCAGGAAGAACATAATATCAATATTGCCAGACGCACCATTGCCAAATATCGTGACATGCTGGGCATCCTTTCATCCAGCCGGCGGAAAAAGATCTTTTAA
- the raiA gene encoding ribosome-associated translation inhibitor RaiA, translating into MNINVTFRHMETTDALKQYAVEKVSKIKKYLDAPVEVQVVLSVEKFRHIAEVSFIINGFVVKGQEETEDMYAAIDMVMDKIERQVRRYKDRLKKRRGAGTAEEKMQVKMNVVTVDHEQEETTPTVIKSTNFSIKPMAVDEAIMQMNLMDNDFLVFRNDNTNEVNVIYRRKDGNYGLIEPNA; encoded by the coding sequence ATGAATATTAATGTGACATTTCGCCACATGGAAACCACCGATGCATTAAAGCAGTATGCCGTTGAGAAGGTCTCAAAAATAAAAAAGTACCTTGATGCCCCGGTTGAAGTCCAGGTGGTCCTGTCGGTGGAAAAGTTCCGCCATATTGCCGAAGTCAGCTTCATCATCAACGGGTTCGTCGTCAAAGGCCAGGAAGAAACTGAAGATATGTATGCCGCCATTGACATGGTGATGGACAAGATTGAGCGGCAGGTGCGTAGATATAAGGATCGACTGAAGAAGCGACGTGGGGCGGGAACCGCAGAAGAAAAAATGCAGGTGAAGATGAATGTGGTGACGGTTGATCATGAGCAGGAGGAAACCACGCCCACGGTCATCAAAAGCACCAACTTTTCCATCAAGCCAATGGCAGTTGATGAAGCAATCATGCAGATGAATCTCATGGACAATGACTTCCTGGTGTTCAGAAATGACAACACCAATGAAGTGAATGTTATCTATCGGCGCAAAGATGGTAATTACGGTCTTATCGAGCCCAACGCCTGA
- a CDS encoding PTS sugar transporter subunit IIA, with product MKLSDYFDQSLIISDLDCADKDTVLKKFAACVHQRFPELEAEEIYHILKEREDLGSTGIGEGIAIPHGKMKNLSTIIAAFARSKDGVPFDSIDEQPVKFFFLLLAAENSASLHLKALAKISRMLKNTSFRDQLAMAEGASGIYQVISAEDERL from the coding sequence ATGAAACTTTCAGACTATTTTGACCAGTCATTAATCATCAGCGACTTGGACTGTGCAGACAAGGATACGGTACTGAAAAAATTCGCCGCCTGTGTCCATCAACGGTTTCCAGAGCTGGAGGCAGAAGAGATCTACCACATCCTGAAAGAGCGTGAAGACCTGGGAAGTACCGGCATCGGAGAAGGGATTGCCATTCCCCATGGGAAGATGAAAAACCTGAGCACCATTATTGCCGCTTTTGCCCGCAGCAAAGATGGTGTTCCCTTTGATTCCATTGATGAACAGCCGGTAAAATTCTTTTTTCTGCTGCTGGCAGCAGAAAATTCCGCCAGCCTGCATCTTAAAGCGTTGGCCAAAATCTCCCGGATGCTGAAAAACACCTCCTTTCGCGATCAACTGGCTATGGCGGAAGGGGCAAGCGGCATCTATCAGGTTATCAGCGCCGAAGATGAACGCCTGTAA
- the hprK gene encoding HPr(Ser) kinase/phosphatase: MKTITVSDLLDKNEEYDLQLELLNPGSSLSHTIRHYRVQKHGLAFSGFSQYLDRERIQLIGRTETSYLKTLDAQTCSRIAAQLCSHDLACFILTSGLEPHPAMLQQSTANHLPFLRTSHKTSKFIIQINRLLEDHLTKTATALGVLIDLYGVGILLTGESGIGKSECALDLIQRGHRLIADDVINIRLIPPKTLIGSAPSLLSYHMEIRGLGLINIEDIFGVTAIREQKRLDLVIKLVPWAAYDNSDRLNLEQKTHTILGVTLPSLSLPVSPGRNLVTIIEIAARNHMLAKMGKAPGRKLLDHLANKMGQKAS, from the coding sequence ATGAAAACAATAACTGTTTCCGATTTACTGGATAAGAATGAAGAATACGACCTGCAGCTTGAATTGCTTAACCCCGGCAGTAGTCTCAGCCACACCATACGTCATTACCGCGTTCAGAAACACGGTCTGGCATTCTCCGGCTTCAGCCAATACCTTGATCGGGAAAGAATTCAGCTGATCGGCAGAACAGAGACATCATACCTTAAAACGCTTGATGCTCAAACCTGCTCCCGGATTGCCGCCCAGCTCTGCAGTCACGATCTGGCCTGCTTCATCCTCACTTCAGGTCTTGAACCCCACCCGGCCATGCTGCAGCAAAGCACGGCTAACCATCTCCCTTTTCTCCGGACCAGCCATAAAACCTCAAAGTTTATTATCCAGATAAATCGGCTGTTGGAGGATCACCTGACCAAGACAGCCACGGCCCTCGGCGTACTGATTGACCTGTATGGAGTCGGCATTCTGCTCACCGGAGAAAGCGGGATCGGCAAAAGCGAGTGCGCTCTGGATCTGATTCAGCGTGGCCACCGGTTGATTGCCGATGATGTGATCAATATCCGCCTTATCCCCCCAAAGACACTCATTGGTTCTGCGCCATCCCTGCTCTCCTACCATATGGAGATCAGGGGCCTGGGGCTGATCAATATTGAGGATATTTTCGGAGTAACGGCTATCCGCGAGCAGAAACGTCTCGATCTGGTCATCAAGCTGGTTCCCTGGGCTGCTTATGACAACAGCGACCGGCTGAATCTGGAGCAGAAAACCCACACCATTCTGGGAGTAACGCTGCCAAGCCTGTCCCTGCCGGTTAGCCCGGGACGTAACCTGGTGACAATTATTGAAATAGCAGCCCGCAACCATATGCTGGCTAAAATGGGTAAAGCACCGGGGCGGAAACTCTTGGATCATCTGGCCAATAAAATGGGACAAAAAGCATCATGA
- the rapZ gene encoding RNase adapter RapZ, with product MNQQSLSVIIITGLSGAGKSSALKVLEDLGYFCIDNLPVSFLAKFLELSNTFSPSMRGIALVMDVREKEFINRFPDMFQELLNTGTKPELLFLEAQDSTLIKRFSETRRRHPLAVDAPVPAGIRQERELLQPIRRLATRIIDSSTLTVHQLKHHLVTIVAPETDPATLYISLISFGFRNGMPAEADIVMDVRFLPNPYFIPSLRDKTGLDQEIQDYVLNQESSREFISRFTDMLDFLIPQYRREGKTYLTIAIGCTGGQHRSVSIGRALKAQLESSGHHLKLAHRDLPGG from the coding sequence ATGAACCAGCAATCCCTGTCAGTAATTATCATTACCGGACTCTCAGGAGCCGGGAAAAGCAGTGCCCTGAAAGTCCTTGAAGATCTGGGGTATTTTTGCATTGACAACCTTCCGGTATCCTTTCTGGCAAAATTTCTTGAACTATCCAACACCTTTTCACCATCCATGCGGGGCATCGCCTTGGTGATGGATGTCAGGGAAAAAGAATTCATCAACCGCTTTCCCGACATGTTCCAGGAACTGCTGAACACGGGGACAAAACCTGAGCTGCTCTTTCTCGAAGCCCAGGACAGCACCCTCATCAAGAGATTCAGTGAAACCAGGCGGCGACATCCGCTGGCGGTTGACGCCCCGGTTCCGGCAGGCATCAGGCAGGAAAGGGAACTGTTGCAGCCCATCAGACGACTGGCGACCAGAATTATTGACAGCAGCACCCTGACCGTTCACCAACTAAAGCATCATCTGGTCACCATTGTTGCCCCGGAAACCGATCCAGCAACCCTCTACATATCACTGATCTCTTTCGGTTTTCGCAACGGGATGCCGGCTGAAGCCGATATTGTCATGGATGTCCGTTTCCTGCCCAATCCCTATTTCATCCCGTCTTTGAGAGATAAAACCGGCCTTGACCAGGAAATCCAAGACTATGTTCTCAACCAGGAAAGCAGCCGGGAATTCATCAGCCGCTTTACCGATATGCTTGATTTTCTCATCCCCCAGTACCGGCGGGAGGGGAAAACCTATCTCACCATTGCCATCGGCTGCACCGGCGGACAGCATCGCTCCGTAAGCATCGGCAGGGCCCTTAAGGCGCAACTTGAATCATCGGGACACCATCTGAAACTGGCACACCGGGATCTTCCCGGAGGCTAA
- a CDS encoding PTS sugar transporter, whose product MIGIIVVTHHTLAETLIETAEQIVGPLDNVESIGIAPADDVEQIKKRLAAAISALKKQGKAVLIMTDMFGGTPSNISLSFFEPDSVEIISGVNLPMLLKLATERQQRSLPNLASFITEYGRKNIFSAVEFLGQ is encoded by the coding sequence ATGATTGGCATTATCGTTGTTACCCACCATACGCTGGCAGAAACCCTGATTGAAACGGCCGAACAGATTGTCGGTCCCCTGGATAATGTTGAGAGCATTGGCATCGCCCCTGCCGACGATGTGGAGCAGATCAAGAAGCGGCTAGCGGCCGCCATCAGCGCCCTAAAAAAACAAGGCAAGGCGGTCCTGATCATGACCGACATGTTTGGCGGCACCCCCTCCAATATCAGCCTTTCCTTTTTTGAACCTGACAGCGTTGAAATTATTTCGGGCGTCAATCTGCCTATGCTTCTGAAGCTGGCAACGGAACGGCAGCAGCGATCCCTGCCAAACCTGGCGTCTTTTATTACTGAATACGGCCGGAAAAACATCTTTTCCGCCGTGGAGTTTCTCGGACAATGA
- a CDS encoding PTS sugar transporter subunit IIB, whose product MTTLLVRVDDRLIHGQVVETWVPYLKAVQIIVADDDVSRDPFKKRIMEMAAPPLVNVIIKTVPDAVSYVKENFFRPTAVNTIFLLSSIKDALQALDLELPCNRLNLGNIHYESDKTPITNSISLDSSEIALLHKIDQKGVAVFVQPVPRVPPHDFFALLAKKII is encoded by the coding sequence ATGACAACCCTCCTGGTCCGTGTTGACGACCGTTTGATTCATGGCCAGGTGGTGGAAACCTGGGTCCCTTATCTCAAAGCGGTCCAGATCATCGTCGCAGATGATGACGTGAGCCGTGATCCATTTAAAAAAAGAATTATGGAAATGGCTGCCCCCCCCCTGGTCAACGTCATTATCAAAACAGTTCCTGATGCAGTGAGCTATGTGAAAGAAAACTTTTTCCGGCCGACAGCGGTCAACACCATTTTCCTACTCTCCTCCATTAAGGATGCTTTGCAGGCACTTGATCTGGAACTGCCATGCAATCGCCTTAACCTGGGTAACATCCATTATGAAAGTGACAAAACCCCGATTACCAATTCCATCTCGCTGGATAGCAGCGAAATTGCCCTCCTCCACAAAATAGATCAAAAGGGGGTAGCCGTTTTTGTACAGCCGGTACCACGGGTTCCACCGCATGATTTTTTTGCACTTCTGGCAAAGAAAATCATATGA
- a CDS encoding PTS sugar transporter subunit IIC yields MTLAISTILITSLKLAVAGACICLDRTACGQLMISRPMVAGTLMGFLAGNPTLGLFTGVLIELLWLHELPVGTVIPTDDTLVAVLASGIAAAITAKTQLSDPAASGAVVFLVIAILLPLSSLSRKIECLIRNRNATILTRMETQLLAGNPDHAIALHLWGIYHFWCYNALAIFITSTLMLLIVPSINRLLPAGLIAVMDGLLIIFPLLGIASLLSSLHRKHMHILFVILALAFTCLR; encoded by the coding sequence ATGACCCTTGCCATCAGCACCATACTTATAACGTCACTTAAGCTGGCTGTCGCCGGGGCCTGTATCTGTTTAGACCGAACAGCATGCGGACAACTGATGATCTCCAGACCGATGGTTGCCGGCACCCTGATGGGATTTTTGGCCGGCAACCCGACACTCGGGCTGTTCACCGGCGTCCTAATCGAGCTGTTATGGCTGCATGAACTGCCGGTCGGCACCGTGATTCCCACCGACGACACCCTGGTTGCTGTCCTGGCCAGCGGTATTGCTGCCGCCATAACTGCTAAAACGCAACTTTCCGACCCGGCGGCCAGCGGAGCAGTGGTGTTTCTGGTAATCGCCATCCTGCTGCCGCTGAGTTCTCTCAGCAGAAAGATTGAATGTCTGATCAGAAACCGTAATGCGACTATCCTTACCAGGATGGAAACCCAGCTGTTAGCCGGCAATCCTGACCACGCCATCGCCTTACACCTTTGGGGAATCTACCATTTCTGGTGTTATAATGCGCTGGCCATTTTCATAACCAGCACCCTGATGCTGTTGATCGTGCCAAGTATCAACCGGCTGCTGCCAGCCGGTCTCATAGCGGTCATGGATGGCCTGTTGATTATCTTTCCCCTGCTCGGCATTGCAAGTCTCCTCTCAAGCCTGCATCGGAAACATATGCACATTCTTTTTGTGATCCTGGCCTTGGCCTTCACCTGTCTCCGGTAA
- a CDS encoding PTS system mannose/fructose/sorbose family transporter subunit IID yields the protein MHLRITLEQRIFLRSLCWQASWNFGRMQNMGLAYAIYPLLQQRYDRQRQQLCKALSAYLGFFNTNPVMAAAVLGILVHLEKRGEGQHGMLIARNLNSLYGAVGDAFFWNGLKPAMALLAVIIYFAGGGFWAPLLLLAGYNAVHLGIRYTIYTLGVHHGLEVINTIHYWRLPKVKLVMSYGIVIMMAAIIPLMFSTLQPVPGCPISFFLLLIGGIYLCSHLLARGIALPKLFYGSSLFVASVIIGYRYWFF from the coding sequence ATGCACTTGCGAATAACTCTTGAACAACGTATTTTTTTACGCAGCCTCTGCTGGCAGGCCTCCTGGAATTTCGGCCGCATGCAGAATATGGGACTGGCATACGCCATCTACCCGCTCCTGCAGCAGCGCTACGACAGACAGCGGCAGCAGCTGTGCAAGGCATTATCCGCCTATCTGGGATTTTTCAACACCAATCCGGTGATGGCTGCTGCGGTTCTCGGCATTCTTGTCCACCTGGAAAAACGGGGGGAGGGACAGCATGGCATGCTGATCGCCAGGAACCTCAATTCCCTCTATGGCGCCGTAGGCGATGCTTTTTTCTGGAATGGCCTCAAACCGGCAATGGCACTGCTGGCGGTCATCATCTATTTTGCCGGGGGCGGTTTCTGGGCGCCGCTGCTGCTGCTGGCGGGATATAATGCTGTGCACTTGGGGATCCGCTACACTATTTATACCCTCGGCGTTCACCACGGACTGGAGGTGATCAATACCATTCATTACTGGCGGCTGCCAAAGGTCAAGCTGGTCATGAGCTATGGCATTGTTATCATGATGGCGGCTATCATACCGTTGATGTTCAGCACTCTTCAGCCGGTTCCCGGTTGCCCGATCAGCTTTTTTCTGCTACTAATCGGAGGAATCTATTTGTGCTCCCATCTTTTGGCTCGGGGGATTGCGTTACCTAAACTTTTTTACGGCAGCAGCCTGTTTGTGGCGTCAGTCATCATCGGCTATCGCTATTGGTTTTTTTAA
- a CDS encoding HPr family phosphocarrier protein: protein MQRKEFTILNKLGLHARAAALLVKTASAFTAEIHVGRDDLRVNGKSIMGVLLLAASQGSTIWIETGGDDEEDAMQAIGELINNGFGELEP from the coding sequence ATGCAAAGGAAAGAATTCACCATCCTTAATAAGCTGGGTCTCCATGCCCGGGCGGCAGCGCTGCTGGTTAAGACCGCCAGCGCGTTCACGGCTGAAATCCACGTCGGCAGGGATGATCTCCGGGTTAACGGCAAAAGCATTATGGGAGTCCTGCTGCTGGCCGCCTCTCAAGGCAGTACCATCTGGATTGAAACCGGCGGGGATGATGAAGAGGATGCCATGCAGGCCATAGGTGAACTTATCAACAACGGCTTTGGCGAACTGGAACCATGA
- the ptsP gene encoding phosphoenolpyruvate--protein phosphotransferase: MKGIGVSPGIVVGRAFLLDRDKLKPAMEKIASEQVQGEIDRFLDAIAAARRELMESHDKALKNSSTNNGSKDHLYLFDVHLMMMDDKMITDETAKLIREKKINAEWALTLNVEKIRKIFDRMDDPYMRERQADISHVAERILRQLMKSDYDSIEKISNDVILIAHDLSPADTMQLNLGKVKAFVTDLGGRTSHTAIVARSLEIPAVVGLERATEMINGGNRLIVDGIDGRIIVSPTLEQVRHYREKAEKYLFFQRQLLENRELAPQTKDGFAIELAANIENPEEAESAISHGAGAIGLYRTEFLYLNRDDLPKEEEHYITYKRVLQMVPDQEVTIRTLDLGYDKISRHRFHEDTINPAMGLRGIRLCFKQKEIFRDQLRGILRASQHGKVKILFPMISGMRDLRQAKEILADVKDELRRKGIAFDDNIPIGVMIEIPSAAVVADLLAREVDFFSIGTNDLIQYTLAVDRVNEHVSCFYEPLHPAILRLLQNTIEAAHGNGIPVSVCGEMAGEPLYTLVLLGLGLDQLSMNPLSIPYIKKIMRDSTYEEAKEIVKECLTFTVATDVENFVEEQMRHRFTDDFLMKL, translated from the coding sequence ATGAAGGGTATTGGCGTTTCCCCGGGAATCGTCGTCGGCCGAGCCTTTCTCCTTGACCGGGACAAACTGAAACCGGCCATGGAAAAAATTGCCAGTGAGCAGGTCCAGGGAGAGATCGACCGCTTTCTGGACGCCATTGCCGCTGCCCGGCGCGAACTCATGGAGAGTCATGACAAGGCACTGAAGAATTCCAGCACCAATAATGGCAGCAAGGATCATCTCTACCTTTTTGACGTCCATCTAATGATGATGGATGATAAAATGATTACAGATGAAACCGCCAAGCTGATCCGCGAAAAAAAGATCAATGCGGAATGGGCCTTGACTTTGAACGTTGAAAAAATCAGGAAAATTTTCGACCGCATGGACGACCCCTACATGCGAGAACGGCAGGCGGATATTTCCCATGTGGCTGAGAGAATTCTCCGCCAGCTGATGAAGAGTGACTATGACAGCATAGAAAAAATTTCCAACGATGTCATTCTCATCGCCCATGACCTGTCACCGGCCGACACCATGCAGCTCAACCTCGGCAAAGTAAAAGCATTTGTTACCGACCTGGGGGGACGCACCTCCCATACCGCTATCGTCGCCCGTTCACTGGAAATTCCGGCAGTGGTCGGCCTTGAACGGGCAACAGAAATGATCAATGGCGGCAACCGGCTGATTGTTGACGGCATTGACGGCCGTATTATTGTCTCCCCCACCCTTGAGCAGGTCCGCCACTACCGCGAAAAAGCGGAAAAATACCTCTTTTTCCAGCGGCAGCTGCTGGAAAACCGTGAGCTGGCCCCACAGACCAAAGATGGCTTTGCCATCGAGCTGGCCGCCAACATCGAAAACCCGGAAGAAGCGGAATCAGCAATCTCCCATGGCGCCGGCGCCATCGGCCTCTACCGGACGGAATTCCTTTATCTCAACCGGGATGATCTTCCCAAAGAGGAGGAACACTATATCACCTATAAGCGGGTGCTGCAGATGGTGCCCGACCAGGAAGTCACCATCCGGACACTGGACCTGGGATATGACAAAATTTCCCGCCACCGTTTCCATGAGGATACCATTAATCCCGCCATGGGGCTGCGGGGCATCCGTTTGTGTTTCAAGCAGAAAGAGATCTTTCGCGACCAGCTTCGTGGCATTCTACGGGCCAGCCAGCACGGCAAGGTAAAAATCCTCTTCCCGATGATTTCCGGCATGCGTGATCTCAGGCAGGCTAAAGAGATTCTTGCAGATGTCAAGGATGAACTGCGCCGCAAAGGGATTGCCTTTGACGACAATATCCCCATCGGGGTAATGATTGAGATCCCTTCAGCCGCAGTGGTCGCCGATCTCCTGGCCCGGGAAGTGGATTTTTTCAGCATCGGCACCAATGATCTTATTCAGTACACCCTGGCTGTCGACCGGGTCAATGAACATGTCTCCTGTTTTTACGAACCGCTGCACCCGGCGATTCTCAGGTTGTTGCAGAACACCATCGAAGCAGCCCATGGCAACGGCATCCCGGTAAGTGTCTGCGGGGAAATGGCTGGTGAACCGCTCTACACTCTGGTGCTGCTGGGACTGGGACTGGATCAGCTGAGTATGAACCCCCTTTCCATCCCGTACATCAAGAAAATCATGCGGGACAGCACCTATGAGGAAGCCAAAGAGATCGTCAAGGAATGCCTGACGTTCACGGTGGCCACGGATGTTGAGAACTTTGTCGAAGAACAGATGCGGCACCGCTTCACCGACGACTTTTTGATGAAACTGTAG
- a CDS encoding methionine adenosyltransferase has product MSMPNYLFTSESVTEGHPDKIADQISDAVLDNILEQDATGRVACETMVTTGMAVIAGEITTSCYVDIPSVVRETIREIGYDDSSMGFDWETCAVLTSIDKQSPDISMGVTSGEGLYKEQGAGDQGLMFGYACNETDELMPMPIVYAHRLTRELARQRKNRTLPFLRPDGKSQVTIEYEGHQPKRIDTVVVSSQHAPDIAYNELKEGIIEQVIKPVLPAAMLDSQTNFYVNPTGRFVVGGPMGDCGLTGRKIIVDTYGGQGSHGGGCFSGKDPSKVDRSASYMARYIAKNIVAAGLAERCEVQVAYAIGVAQPVSVMINCFGTGKIPSETISELVRKNFDLRPAAIIEKLDLLRPIYLQTAAYGHFGRQEPGFTWEQTDMAATLQREAGI; this is encoded by the coding sequence ATGAGCATGCCCAATTACCTTTTCACTTCCGAATCAGTAACCGAGGGGCACCCCGACAAGATTGCTGATCAGATTTCCGATGCGGTACTGGATAATATTCTCGAGCAGGATGCGACCGGGCGGGTTGCCTGTGAAACCATGGTCACCACCGGCATGGCAGTGATTGCCGGCGAAATCACCACGTCCTGCTATGTTGACATCCCCTCGGTGGTCCGCGAAACCATTAGAGAGATCGGTTATGACGATTCCTCCATGGGCTTTGACTGGGAAACCTGTGCCGTCCTCACCAGTATCGACAAGCAGTCACCGGACATCTCCATGGGCGTCACTTCGGGCGAAGGACTCTACAAGGAGCAGGGCGCCGGCGACCAGGGACTGATGTTCGGTTATGCGTGCAATGAAACCGATGAACTGATGCCCATGCCCATTGTTTATGCCCACCGGTTGACGAGGGAACTGGCCCGCCAGCGGAAAAACCGTACGCTGCCTTTCCTCCGGCCGGACGGCAAGTCCCAGGTAACCATTGAATATGAAGGACACCAGCCGAAAAGGATTGACACGGTCGTGGTTTCCAGTCAACATGCCCCCGACATAGCCTACAACGAGCTGAAGGAAGGAATCATCGAGCAGGTTATTAAACCTGTACTCCCGGCGGCCATGCTGGATTCCCAAACCAACTTTTACGTCAATCCCACCGGCCGCTTTGTGGTCGGCGGCCCCATGGGGGACTGCGGGTTGACCGGACGGAAGATTATTGTTGACACGTATGGCGGCCAGGGCAGCCACGGTGGCGGCTGCTTTTCCGGCAAAGATCCCTCGAAAGTGGATCGCAGCGCCTCCTATATGGCCCGCTACATTGCTAAAAATATTGTCGCCGCCGGCTTGGCCGAACGCTGTGAAGTCCAGGTAGCCTATGCCATCGGCGTCGCCCAGCCGGTCAGCGTCATGATCAACTGTTTCGGCACCGGCAAAATTCCCTCGGAAACCATCTCAGAACTGGTGCGCAAAAACTTCGATCTACGGCCGGCAGCTATTATTGAAAAGCTTGACCTCCTCCGTCCCATCTATCTGCAAACCGCCGCTTACGGACATTTTGGCCGCCAGGAACCGGGTTTCACCTGGGAACAGACCGACATGGCCGCCACCCTCCAACGCGAAGCAGGGATATGA